Proteins co-encoded in one Prunus persica cultivar Lovell chromosome G6, Prunus_persica_NCBIv2, whole genome shotgun sequence genomic window:
- the LOC18775597 gene encoding uncharacterized protein LOC18775597: protein MPIRKPRISKVSINFIVFGVFLSCFPGCILSATVTLGSIVIYDTHEFIKGVKPIVYFTCQGENKTVFPDVKEKNVSYEFKGEESWQPLTEFSSKKCKRCGLYEKDTFKSDDIFDEWELCPSDFDSSDGKYVRFKSKEFNASFSCPKCLPAASPDSKSATAAHKEEKKNGWHIVLVILIVVIVLVVCIVGGVVAHKFWQKKKREQDQARFLKLFEDGDDIEEELGLDHVI from the exons ATGCCGATTCGGAAGCCCCGGATTTCTAAGGTTTCAATCAATTTTATCGTCTTTGGCGTGTTCCTCAGCTGCTTTCCAG GATGTATATTATCGGCGACCGTGACGCTGGGTTCGATTGTGATATACGACACGCACGAGTTCATAAAAGGTGTGAAGCCGATTGTGTATTTCACATGCCAAGGGGAGAACAAGACGGTGTTTCCAGATGTGAAGGAGAAGAACGTGTCGTATGAATTCAAAGGCGAAGAGTCTTGGCAG CCTCTGACAGAGTTTTCGAGTAAGAAGTGCAAGCGATGCGGGTTGTATGAGAAGGACACTTTTAAATCAGATGACATATTTGATGAGTGGGAGTTATGTCCTTCTGACTTCGATTCTTCTGATGGAAAATATGTCCGATTCAAGAGCAAGGAATTCAACGCTTCCTTTTCGTGTCCAAAGTGTCTACCTGCTGCTTCACCTG ATTCCAAGTCCGCCACTGCGGcacataaagaagaaaagaaaaatggatggCATATTGTTCTAGTGATATTAATCGTTGTTATCGTTTTAGTAGTGTGTATTGTTGGGGGAGTAGTTGCACACAAGTTCtggcaaaagaagaagagagagcaaGATCAAGCTCGGTTCCTAAAGCTGTTTGAAGATGGTGATGATATTGAAGAGGAATTGGGGCTTGACCATGTAATATGA
- the LOC18771940 gene encoding protein ALUMINUM SENSITIVE 3 codes for MASLLSTTTQTPANHTNIAQGLYADQVLLLSFSELLANMDLTWMADFLKGMVKPLAATVVVLLAVALSFMQKLGLGGEMIYSIARAFVQLSIIGFVLQFIFTRDNAAWIILAYLFMVTVAGYTAGQRAKHVPRGKYVAGASILAGTSVTMLLLVLLRVFPFTPRYIIPVAGMMVGNSMTVTGVTMKRLRDDIRTQMNLVETALALGATPRQATLQQVKRALVISLSPVLDNAKTVGLISLPGAMTGLIMGGASPLEAIQLQIVVMNFLIGASTVSSILSTYLCWPAFFTKAYQLETKVFSSE; via the exons ATGGCGTCACTTCTCTCCACCACCACGCAAACCCCTGCAAACCACACAAATATTGCACAAGGCCTGTATGCTGACcaggttcttcttctttccttctccGAGCTCCTGGCCAACATGGACTTAACGTGGATGGCGGATTTTCTCAAGGGCATGGTGAAGCCGCTAGCCGCGACGGTGGTGGTGCTGTTGGCGGTGGCCTTGTCCTTCATGCAGAAGCTGGGTTTGGGTGGAGAGATGATTTACTCCATTGCTAGGGCCTTTGTCCAGCTCTCCATTATTGGGTTCGTTCTGCAGTTCATTTTCACTCGGGACAATGCTGCTTGGATCATTCTGGCTTACCTTTTCATG GTAACTGTGGCTGGTTACACAGCAGGCCAAAGGGCTAAGCATGTCCCTAGAGGGAAGTATGTTGCTGGGGCTTCCATATTGGCTGGAACCTCAGTCACAATGCTCCTGCTTGTTTTGCTCAGAGTCTTCCCATTCACTCCAAGATACATCATCCCTGTTGCAGGAATGATGGTAGGAAATTCAATGACAGTAACCGGGGTTACAATGAAAAGACTTCGCGACGATATTCGAACTCAAATGAATCTG gtAGAGACAGCATTGGCTCTCGGGGCCACCCCGCGCCAAGCAACACTTCAGCAGGTGAAGAGAGCTTTGGTGATTTCCCTGTCTCCGGTTCTGGACAATGCGAAAACCGTGGGTCTCATCTCGCTTCCCGGTGCCATGACGGGGCTTATAATGGGAGGAGCTTCTCCTCTGGAGGCCATTCAGCTACAGATAGTTGTGATGAACTTTCTCATTGGTGCATCTACAGTTAGCAGCATCTTGTCAACATATCTGTGTTGGCCTGCCTTCTTTACTAAAGCTTATCAGTTAGAGACCAAGGTCTTCTCCTCAGAATGA
- the LOC18772686 gene encoding pathogenesis-related protein PRMS: MPRRQTFATIIITISILIPFILANPFHLPRHDVHINHVEKVTAKSNANPHANNVDDDGNGIGTSIGGIANVANDIVNGIANALKPNNENYTEYPPPALAQEFIMVHNEIRKAENVPPLVWNETLAQFAEDWAKKQTDCGMRHSKGQYGENLFWGFKAHWLPREAVEDWAHEKQFYNREKRQCAQDKACGHYTQIVWKTTQQVGCARFRCSNGSLLIICEYAPPGNYANEDPFNPGSPLSPPPTPSATSPPSLSSPVIISQVRVIIRKVAAIMRKVRVKMAQ, encoded by the exons ATGCCGCGACGTCAAACTTTCGCTACTATAATAATCACCATCTCTATTTTGATCCCCTTCATCTTGGCCAACCCATTCCACCTCCCGAGACACGACGTTCATATCAATCATGTCGAAAAGGTGACTGCCAAATCCAATGCTAATCCCCATGCCAATAACGTAGACGATGACGGGAATGGCATTGGAACAAGCATTGGCGGGATTGCAAATGTCGCCAATGACATTGTCAATGGCATAGCCAACGCATTGAAACCGAACAACGAAAACTACACAGAATACCCGCCTCCCGCGCTAGCCCAAGAGTTCATCATGGTGCATAATGAGATTCGAAAGGCTGAGAACGTGCCGCCCTTAGTATGGAATGAGACGTTGGCCCAATTCGCAGAAGATTGGGCCAAGAAGCAGACCGATTGCGGTATGCGCCACTCGAAGGGCCAATATGGGGAGAACTTGTTCTGGGGTTTTAAGGCCCATTGGTTGCCGAGAGAGGCAGTGGAGGATTGGGCTCATGAGAAGCAATTTTACAATAGAGAAAAGCGACAATGCGCCCAAGACAAAGCTTGCGGCCACTACACGCAGATTGTATGGAAGACCACTCAACAAGTTGGGTGCGCTCGGTTCAGATGCTCCAACGGAAGTTTGCTCATTATTTGTGAATATGCTCCACCTGGGAATTATGCCAATGAGGACCCTTTTAATCCAGGCTCTCCActttctcctcctcctactCCTAGTGCTACTTCTCCACCATCTTTGTCATCACC GGTCATCATAAGCCAGGTCAGGGTCATCATAAGAAAGGTGGCGGCCATCATGAGAAAGGTCAGGGTGAAAATGGCTCAGTGA